In the genome of Acetobacter oryzifermentans, one region contains:
- a CDS encoding NAD-dependent succinate-semialdehyde dehydrogenase, with translation MAYATINPFTEEQVKTFPTTTDAEIETAIAKGDAAFQKWKNFSHADRARILQKAADLLRENLDEYSKLLTLEMGKRFAEAQAETELSAAIFEYYAKNAEKLLEPQDLPVADPQEGRAKLVYEPQGIIVAIEPWNFPFYQVARIISPQLSAGNTVILKHASNVPQCAAAMEKLMLDAGLPEGGFINLYPSHSQLATVIQDPRVRGVALTGSEGAGAKIAATAGGALKKCIMELGGSDALIVLNDADIEKAAKWAVFGRHWNGGQVCVNAKRMIVEDGVYDKFVELYRKGVSALRMGDPMDPNTTMPPLSSRGAVEDLKKQVSEAVAHGAKAEEVPLEMPNKGCFFRPVILTDLDESNPARRWEFFGPVTMLFRAKDADHAVEIANDSPYGLGGSIFSQNEEKAAELARKMDTGMVYINHPTMVKADLPFGGVKRSGFGRELIDLGLKEFVNTKLIDIVDIDAPF, from the coding sequence ATGGCTTATGCAACAATCAATCCCTTCACCGAAGAGCAGGTGAAGACGTTCCCCACCACCACGGATGCGGAAATTGAAACAGCAATTGCCAAGGGTGATGCAGCTTTCCAGAAATGGAAAAACTTCTCCCATGCTGATCGTGCACGCATTCTGCAAAAAGCAGCCGATCTGCTGCGCGAAAATCTGGATGAGTATTCCAAGCTGCTGACCCTTGAAATGGGCAAGCGTTTTGCCGAAGCTCAGGCAGAAACGGAATTGTCCGCCGCTATTTTCGAATACTATGCCAAGAATGCTGAAAAGCTGCTGGAGCCACAGGATCTGCCCGTAGCAGACCCGCAGGAAGGCCGTGCCAAACTTGTGTACGAACCGCAGGGGATTATCGTTGCGATTGAACCGTGGAACTTCCCGTTCTATCAGGTTGCCCGCATTATCTCCCCTCAGCTTTCTGCTGGTAACACGGTTATCCTAAAGCACGCTTCCAATGTGCCGCAGTGTGCTGCCGCCATGGAAAAACTGATGCTGGATGCCGGGTTGCCAGAAGGTGGTTTTATCAACCTGTATCCATCCCATTCCCAGCTTGCCACGGTTATTCAGGACCCGCGCGTGCGTGGTGTTGCCCTAACAGGCTCTGAAGGCGCGGGCGCCAAAATTGCTGCTACAGCCGGTGGCGCACTTAAAAAGTGTATCATGGAACTTGGTGGCTCCGATGCGCTGATCGTGCTGAACGATGCAGACATTGAAAAAGCTGCCAAATGGGCTGTTTTTGGCCGCCACTGGAATGGCGGGCAGGTGTGCGTTAACGCCAAGCGCATGATTGTGGAAGACGGCGTTTACGACAAGTTTGTAGAACTGTACCGCAAAGGCGTAAGCGCCCTGCGTATGGGGGATCCGATGGACCCCAACACCACCATGCCGCCGCTTTCTTCCCGCGGTGCTGTAGAAGATCTGAAAAAGCAGGTTTCTGAAGCCGTAGCACACGGTGCAAAGGCAGAAGAAGTTCCGCTGGAAATGCCCAACAAAGGCTGCTTCTTCCGCCCTGTTATTCTAACAGATCTGGATGAAAGCAACCCGGCGCGCCGTTGGGAATTCTTTGGCCCAGTTACCATGCTGTTCCGCGCGAAAGACGCAGATCATGCTGTAGAAATCGCCAACGATTCTCCATACGGTCTGGGTGGTTCCATCTTCTCTCAGAACGAAGAAAAAGCTGCTGAACTCGCACGCAAAATGGACACCGGTATGGTGTACATCAATCACCCAACCATGGTGAAAGCTGATCTGCCGTTTGGTGGCGTGAAACGTTCTGGCTTTGGTCGTGAACTGATTGACCTTGGCCTGAAAGAATTCGTCAATACCAAGCTGATCGACATCGTGGACATTGACGCACCTTTCTAA